A stretch of the Notolabrus celidotus isolate fNotCel1 chromosome 3, fNotCel1.pri, whole genome shotgun sequence genome encodes the following:
- the LOC117810448 gene encoding photoreceptor-specific nuclear receptor-like: MMEDHLSKIPMMLSSSPAESLVSGGTDDSRGAKSPVPGKALSPALVCKVCGDTSSGKHYGIYACNGCSGFFKRSVRRRLIYRCQAGTGMCPVDKAHRNQCQACRLKKCLQAGMNKDAVQNERQPRSTAQVRLDSIDVDPEKEHLATTREPTSSSSSSSSSSSSSVITWPHISSSISITSSVAPHRSISPQNNHRFMASLMTAETCAKLEPEDVDENIDVTSNEPERESSEYHMALYPSSSENVYETSARLLFMSVKWAKNLPVFSNLPFRDQVILLEEAWSELFLLCAVQWSLPLDSCPLLSLPDLCPGVQGKTSYTSLDLRLLQEVFSRFKALAVDPTEFACLKAIVLFKPETRGLKDPEQVENLQDQSQMMLGQHIRSHYPNQPARFGKLLLLLPSLRFVNSERIELLFFHRTIGNTPMEKLLCDMFKN; this comes from the exons ATGATGGAGGATCACCTGTCCAAGATCCCCATGATGTTGTCCTCTTCCCCCGCTGAGTCCTTGGTGAGCGGCGGCACAGATGACAGCAGAGGAG CCAAGAGTCCAGTCCCTGGGAAAGCTCTGAGTCCGGCTCTGGTCTGCAAAGTATGCGGAGACACCAGCAGTGGGAAACACTACGGCATCTACGCCTGCAACGGCTGCAGTGGCTTCTTCAAACGCAGCGTGAGGAGGAGGCTCATTTACAG GTGTCAGGCAGGTACAGGAATGtgtcctgtggacaaagctcaCCGTAACCAGTGTCAGGCGTGTCGGCTGAAGAAGTGTCTACAGGCCGGCATGAATAAAGACG CCGTGCAGAACGAGCGTCAGCCCCGCAGCACAGCTCAGGTCCGTCTGGACTCCATTGACGTGGACCCCGAGAAGGAGCACCTTGCAACCACACGAGAGCCTACCTCATcatcctcgtcttcctcctcctcgtccagcAGCTCTGTCATCACGTGGCCCCACATCAGCTCTTCCATATCCATCACCTCCTCTGTGGCCCCCCATCGCAGCATCAGCCCCCAGAACAACCACCGCTTCATGGCCAGCCTCATGACGGCTGAGACCTGCGCCAAGCTGGAGCCTGAAGACG ttGATGAGAACATTGACGTCACGAGTAACGAGCCTGAGCGCGAGTCCTCGGAGTACCACATGGCCCTGTACCCGTCCAGCTCCGAGAACGTGTACGAGACCTCGGCCAGGCTGCTCTTCATGTCGGTGAAGTGGGCCAAAAACCTGCCCGTGTTTTCCAACCTGCCCTTCAGAGACCAG GTGATTCTACTGGAGGAGGCGTGGAGCGAGctcttcctgctctgtgctgttcaGTGGTCTCTTCCTCTGGACAGCTGTCCGCTGCTCTCTCTGCCCGACCTCTGCCCCGGTGTGCAGGGCAAAACCAGCTACACCAGCCTGGACCTGCGCCTCCTGCAGGAGGTCTTCAGCCGCTTCAAGGCCCTCGCAGTCGACCCCACTGAGTTTGCCTGCCTCAAGGCCATTGTGCTCTTCAAGCCAG AGACTCGGGGGTTGAAGGATCCAGAACAGGTGGAGAACTTGCAGGACCAGTCTCAGATGATGCTGGGACAACACATCCGCTCACACTACCCTAATCAACCAGCCAG GTTTGGAAAGCTGCTCcttcttctcccctctctgcGTTTTGTGAATTCAGAGCGGATAGAGCTTCTGTTTTTCCACCGGACCATCGGTAACACGCCCATGGAGAAGCTGCTGTGCGACATGTTCAAGAATTAA